A window of Ovis canadensis isolate MfBH-ARS-UI-01 breed Bighorn chromosome X, ARS-UI_OviCan_v2, whole genome shotgun sequence contains these coding sequences:
- the MED12 gene encoding mediator of RNA polymerase II transcription subunit 12 isoform X11 → MAAFGILSYEHRPLKRPRLGPPDVYPQDPKQKEDELTALNVKQGFNNQPAVSGDEHGTAKNVNFNPAKISSNFSSIIAEKLRCNTLPDIGRRKPQVNQKDNFWLVTARSQSAINTWFTDLAGTKPLTQLAKKVPIFSKKEEVFGYLAKYTVPVMRAAWLIKMTCAYYAAISETKVKKRHIDPFTEWTQIITKCLWEQLQKMAEYYRPGPAGSGGCGSTIGPLPHDVEMAIRQWDYNEKLAMFMFQDGMLDRHEFLTWVLECFEKIRPGEDELLKLLLPLLLRYSGEFVQSAYLSRRLAYFCTRRLALQLDGVSSHSSHVMSAQSTSTLPTTPAPQPPTSSTPSTPFSDLLMCPQHRPLVFGLSCILQTILLCCPSALVWHYSLTDSRIKTGSPLDHLPIAPSNLPMPEGNSAFTQQVRAKLREIEQQIKERGQAVEVRWSFDKCQEATAGFTIGRVLHTLEVLDSHSFERSDFSNSLDSLCNRIFGLGPSKDGHEISSDDDAVVSLLCEWAVSCKRSGRHRAMVVAKLLEKRQAEIEAERCGESEAADEKGSIASGSLSAPSAPIFQDVLLQFLDTQAPMLTDPRSESERVEFFNLVLLFCELIRHDVFSHNMYTCTLISRGDLAFGAPGPRPPSPFDDPADDPERKEAEGSSSSKLEDPGLSESMDIDPSSSVLFEDMEKPDFSLFSPTMPCEGKGSPSPEKPDVEKEVKPPPKEKLEGTLGVLYDQPRHVQYATHFPIPQEESCSHECNQRLVVLFGVGKQRDDARHAIKKITKDILKVLNRKGTAETDQLAPIVPLNPGDLTFLGGEDGQKRRRNRPEAFPTAEDIFAKFQHLSHYDQHQVTAQVSRNVLEQITSFALGMSYHLPLVQHVQFIFDLMEYSLSISGLIDFAIQLLNELSVVEAELLLKSSDLVGSYTTSLCLCIVAVLRHYHACLILNQDQMAQVFEGLCGVVKHGMNRSDGSSAERCILAYLYDLYTSCSHLKSKFGELFSDFCSKVKNTIYCNVEPSESNMRWAPEFMIDTLENPAAHTFTYTGLGKSLSENPANRYSFVCNALMHVCVGHHDSDRVNDIAILCAELTGYCKSLSAEWLGVLKALCCSSNNGTCGFNDLLCNVDVSDLSFHDSLATFVAILIARQCLLLEDLIRCAAIPSLLNAACSEQDSEPGARLTCRILLHLFKTPQLNPCQSDGNKPTVGIRSSCDRHLLAASQNRIVDGAVFAVLKAVFVLGDAELKGSGFTVTGGTEELPEEEGGGGSGSRRQGGRNISVETASLDVYAKYVLRSICQQEWVGERCLKSLCEDSNDLQDPVLSSAQAQRLMQLICYPHRLLDNEDGENPQRQRIKRILQNLDQWTMRQSSLELQLMIKQTPNNEMNSLLENIAKATIEVFQQSAETGSSSGNAASNMPSSSKTKPVLSSLERSGVWLVAPLIAKLPTSVQGHVLKAAGEELENGQHLDTSSRKERDRQKQKSMSLLSQQPFLSLVLTCLKGQDEQREGLLTSLYSQVHQIVTNWKDDHYLDDCKPKQLMHEALKLRLNLVGGMFDTVQRSTQQTTEWAVLLLEIIISGTVDMQSNNELFTTVLDMLSVLINGTLAADMSSISQGSMEENKRAYMNLVKKLRKELAERQSDSLEKVYQLLPLPKPTRDVITCEPQGSLIDTKGNKIAGFDSIFKKEGLQVSTKQKISPWDLFEGLKPSAPLSWGWFGTVRVDRRVARGEEQQRLLLYHTHLRPRPRAYYLEPLPLPPEDEEPPAPTLLEPEKKAPEPPKTDKPGAAPPSTEERKKKSTKGKKRSQPAVKTEDYGMGPGRSGPYGVTVPPDLLHHANPGSISHLSYRQSSIGLYTQNQPLPAGGPRVDPYRPVRLPMQKLPTRPPYPGVLPTTMTGVMGLEPASYKTSVYRQQQPAVPQGQRLRQQLQAKISQGMLGQSSVHQMTPSSSYGLQTSQGYTSYVSHVGLQQHTGPAGTMVPPSYSSQPYQSTHPSTNPTLVDPTRHLQQRPSGYVHQQAPTYGHGLTSTQRFSHQTLQQTPMIGTMTSLGPQGVQAGIRSASILPEQQQQQQQQQQQQQQQQQQQQQQQQQQYHIRQQQQQQQQQQILRQQQQQQQQQQQQQQQQQQQQQQAHQQQQQQAAPPQPQPQSQPQFQRQGLQQTQQQQQTAALVRQLQQQLSNTQPQPNTNIFGRY, encoded by the exons ATGGCGGCCTTCGGGATCTTGAGCTACGAACACCGGCCCCTGAAGCGGCCGCGGCTGGGGCCTCCTGATGTGTACCCTCAAGATCCCAAACAGAAGGAG GATGAATTAACGGCCTTGAATGTAAAACAAGGTTTCAATAACCAGCCCGCTGTCTCTGGGGATGAACATGGCACTGCCAAGAATGTCAACTTTAATCCTGCCAAG ATCAGTTCCAACTTCAGCAGCATCATTGCAGAGAAGTTACGTTGTAACACCCTCCCTGACATTGGTAGAAGGAAGCCCCAAGTGAACCAGAAGGACAACTTCTGGCTGGTGACTGCACGATCCCAGAGTGCCATTAATACTTGGTTTACTGATCTGGCTGGCACCAAGCCACTCACACAACTAGCCAAAAAG GTCCCCATTTTCAGTAAGAAGGAAGAAGTGTTTGGGTATTTAGCCAAATACACAGTGCCTGTGATGCGGGCTGCCTGGCTCATTAAGATGACCTGTGCCTACTATGCAGCAATCTCAGAGACCAAGGTTAAGAAGAGACATATTGACCCCTTCACAG AATGGACTCAGATCATCACCAAGTGCTTATGGGAGCAGCTTCAAAAGATGGCTGAATACTACCGACCAGGGCCTGCTGGAAGTGGGGGCTGTGGCTCCACTATAGGGCCCTTACCCCATGATGTTGAGATGGCAATCCGGCAGTGGGACTACAACGAGAAGCTGGCCATGTTCATGTTTCAG GACGGAATGCTGGACAGACATGAGTTCCTGACCTGGGTACTTGAGTGTTTTGAGAAAATCCGTCCTGGAGAGGATGAACTGCTTAAActgctgctgcccctgctgcTTCGA TACTCTGGAGAGTTTGTTCAGTCTGCATACCTCTCCCGCCGCCTTGCCTACTTCTGTACACGGAGACTGGCCCTGCAGCTGGATGGTGTGAGCAGTCACTCATCTCATGTGATGTCTGCTCAGTCGACAAGCACACTGCCCACCACCCCTGCTCCTCAGCCCCCAACTAGCAGCACACCCTCTACACCCTTTAGTGACCTGCTTATGTGCCCTCAGCACCGGCCCCTAGTTTTTGGCCTCAGCTGTATCCTTCAG ACCATCCTGCTGTGTTGTCCTAGTGCCCTGGTTTGGCACTATTCACTGACTGATAGTCGAATCAAGACTGGCTCACCACTTGACCACCTGCCTATTGCCCCCTCCAACCTGCCCATGCCAGAGGGCAACAGTGCCTTCACTCAGCAG GTTCGTGCAAAGTTGCGGGAGATCGAGCAACAGATCAAGGAGCGAGGACAGGCCGTTGAGGTTCGCTGGTCTTTTGATAAGTGCCAGGAAGCTACTGCAG GCTTCACCATTGGACGAGTACTCCATACTTTGGAAGTGTTGGACAGCCATAGTTTTGAACGCTCTGACTTCAGCAACTCTCTTGATTCCCTCTGTAATCGAATCTTTGGATTGGGGCCTAGCAAGGATGGGCATGAG ATCTCCTCAGATGATGATGCAGTGGTATCATTACTGTGTGAATGGGCTGTCAGCTGCAAGCGTTCTGGTCGGCATCGTGCGATGGTGGTAGCCaagctgctggagaagagacaggCAGAGATTGAGGCTGAG CGTTGTGGAGAATCGGAAGCTGCAGATGAGAAGGGTTCCATTGCCTCTGGCTCCCTTTCTGCTCCCAGTGCTCCCATTTTCCAAGATGTCCTCTTACAGTTTCTGGATACACAGGCTCCCATGCTGA cGGACCCCCGAAGTGAGAGTGAGCGAGTGGAATTCTTTAACTTGGTACTGCTGTTCTGTGAACTGATTCGACATGATGTTTTCTCCCACAACATGTACACTTGCACCCTCATCTCCCGAGGGGACCTTGCCTTCGGAGCCCCTGGTCCCCGGcctccctctccctttgatgacccGGCTGATGACCCAGAGCGCAAGGAGGCtgagggcagcagcagcagcaagctggaG GATCCAGGACTCTCAGAGTCTATGGACATTGACCCTAGCTCCAGTGTGCTCTTTGAGGACATGGAGAAGCCTGATTTCTCA TTGTTCTCCCCCACTATGCCCTGTGAGGGGAAGGGCAGTCCATCCCCTGAGAAACCAGATGTTGAGAAGGAGGTGAAGCCCCCACCCAAGGAGAAGCTAGAAGGAACCCTTGGGGTTCTTTATGACCAGCCGCGGCATGTGCAGTATGCCACACACTTTCCCATCCCCCAG GAGGAGTCATGCAGCCATGAGTGCAACCAGCGGTTGGTCGTACTGTTTGGGGTGGGAAAGCAGCGAGATGATGCCCGCCATGCCATCAAGAAAATTACCAAGGATATCCTGAAGGTTCTGAACCGCAAGGGGACAGCAGAAACTG ACCAGCTTGCTCCTATTGTGCCTCTGAATCCTGGAGACCTGACATTCTTAG GTGGGGAGGATGGACAGAAGCGGCGACGAAACCGACCTGAAGCTTTTCCCACTGCCGAGGATATCTTTGCTAAGTTCCAGCATCTTTCGCATTATGACCAACACCAGGTCACGGCTCAG GTCTCCCGGAATGTTCTGGAGCAGATCACGAGCTTTGCCCTTGGCATGTCGTACCACTTGCCTCTGGTGCAGCATGTGCAGTTTATCTTCGACCTCATGGAATATTCACTCAGCATCAGTGGCCTCATCGACTTTGCTATTCAG CTGCTGAATGAACTGAGTGTAGTCGAGGCCGAACTGCTTCTCAAATCCTCAGATCTGGTGGGCAGCTACACCACGAGCCTGTGCCTGTGCATCGTGGCTGTCCTGCGCCACTATCACGCCTGCCTCATCCTCAACCAGGACCAGATGGCACAGGTCTTTGAGGG GCTGTGTGGCGTAGTTAAGCATGGGATGAACCGGTCCGATGGTTCCTCTGCAGAACGCTGTATCCTTGCATATCTCTATGATCTGTACACCTCCTGTAGCCATTTAAAGAGCAAATTTGGGGAACTCTTCAG TGACTTCTGCTCCAAGGTGAAGAACACCATCTACTGCAATGTGGAGCCATCAGAGTCCAACATGCGCTGGGCACCTGAGTTCATGATCGACACTTTAGAGAACCCCGCTGCTCACACCTTCACCTACACGGGGCTAGGCAAGAGTCTTAGTGAGAACCCTGCTAACCGCTACAGCTTTGTCTGCAATGCCCTTATGCACGTCTGTGTGGGGCACCATGATTCGGATAG GGTGAATGACATCGCCATCCTGTGTGCAGAGCTGACCGGCTATTGCAAGTCACTGAGTGCAGAGTGGCTGGGAGTGCTTAAGGCCTTGTGCTGCTCCTCTAACAATGGCACTTGTGGTTTCAACGACCTCCTCTGCAATGTAGAT GTCAGTGACCTGTCTTTTCACGACTCCCTGGCCACTTTTGTTGCCATCCTCATCGCTCGGCAGTGTTTGCTCCTGGAGGATCTGATTCGCTGTGCGGCCATCCCTTCACTCCTTAATGCTG CTTGCAGTGAACAGGACTCTGAGCCAGGGGCCCGGCTTACCTGCCGCATCCTCCTCCATCTTTTCAAGACACCTCAACTCAATCCTTGCCAATCGGATGGAA ACAAGCCTACTGTAGGAATCCGCTCCTCCTGTGACCGCCACCTGCTGGCTGCCTCCCAGAACCGCATCGTGGATGGAGCTGTGTTTGCTGTTCTCAAGGCTGTGTTTGTACTTG GGGATGCGGAACTGAAGGGTTCGGGCTTCACTGTGACAGGAGGAACAGAAGAACttccagaggaggagggaggaggtggcAGTGGCAGTCGGAGGCAGGGTGGCCGCAACATCTCTGTGGAGACAGCCAGTCTGGATGTCTATGCCAAGTACGTGCTACGCAGCATCTGCCAGCAG GAATGGGTAGGAGAACGTTGCCTTAAATCGCTGTGTGAAGACAGCAATGACCTGCAAGACCCAGTGTTGAGCAGTGCCCAGGCCCAGCGCCTCATGCAGCTTATCTGCTACCCACATCGGCTGCTGGACAACGAGGATGGGGAAAACCCGCAGCGGCAACGCATTAAGCGTATTCTCCAG AACTTGGACCAGTGGACCATGCGCCAGTCTTCGTTGGAACTACAGCTCATGATCAAGCAGACCCCTAACAAT GAGATGAACTCCCTCTTAGAGAACATCGCCAAGGCCACAATCGAGGTTTTCCAACAGTCTGCAGAGACAGGGTCATCTTCTGGAAATGCTGCAAGCAACATGCCCAGCAGCAGCAAGACCAAGCCTGTGCTCAG CTCCCTAGAACGCTCGGGTGTATGGCTGGTGGCTCCTCTCATTGCCAAATTGCCCACCTCAGTCCAGGGGCATGTGTTAAAGGCTGCTGGGGAAGAATTGGAGAACGGCCAGCACCTGGACACCTCTTCCCGCAAAGAACGTGATCGACAAAAGCAAAAGAG CATGTCCCTGTTGAGCCAGCAGCCCTTCTTATCCCTGGTGCTGACATGTCTGAAGGGGCAGGATGAGCAGCGTGAGGGACTCCTTACCTCCCTCTACAGCCAGGTCCACCAG ATTGTGACTAACTGGAAAGATGACCATTATTTAGATGATTGCAAACCAAAGCAGCTAATGCATGAGGCACTCAAACTGCGGCTCAACCTG GTGGGGGGCATGTTTGACACAGTGCAGCGCAGCACCCAGCAGACCACGGAGTGGGCTGTGCTCCTCCTGGAGATCATCATCAGCGGCACTGTCGACATGCAGTCCAACAA TGAGCTCTTCACCACTGTCCTGGACATGCTAAGCGTGCTCATCAATGGGACCCTAGCTGCAGACATGTCCAGCATCTCCCAGGGCAGCATGGAGGAAAACAAACGTGCCTACATGAACCTGGTGAAGAAGCTGCGG AAAGAGTTGGCGGAACGCCAGTCGGATAGTCTGGAAAAAGTTTACCAGCTGCTGCCACTGCCCAAGCCGACTCGAGACGTGATCACGTGTGAGCCGCAGGGCTCCCTTATTGACACCAAGGGCAACAAGATTGCTGGCTTCGACTCCATCTTCAAGAAGGAG GGTCTTCAGGTTTCCACCAAACAAAAGATCTCTCCCTGGGATCTTTTTGAGGGCTTGAAGCCATCAGCGCCACTGTCTTGGGGCTGGTTTGGAACAGTCCGGGTGGACCGGCGCGTGGCCCGTGGAGAGGAGCAGCAGCGACTGCTGCTGTACCACACACACCTGAGGCCCCGGCCCCGCGCCTACTACCTGGAGCCACTGCCACTGCCTCCAGAAGACGAGgaaccccctgcccccaccctgctaGAGCCTGAAAAAAAGGCTCCAGAGCCCCCCAAAACTGACAAACCTGGAGCTGCTCCACCCAGCACTGAGGAACGCAAGAAGAAGTCCACCAAGGGCAAGAAGCGCAGCCAGCCTGCCGTCAAGACAGAA GACTATGGAATGGGCCCAGGCCGAAGTGGCCCCTACGGAGTGACAGTACCTCCAGACCTCCTGCACCATGCCAACCCTGGCTCCATCTCCCACCTTAGCTATAGGCAGAGCTCCATAGGCCTCTACACCCAGAACCAGCCACTGCCAGCAG GTGGCCCCCGCGTGGATCCATATCGCCCCGTGCGGTTACCAATGCAGAAGCTGCCTACCCGCCCACCTTACCCCGGAGTGCTGCCCACGACCATGACTGGTGTCATGGGACTGGAACCTGCCTCCTACAAGACGTCTGTGTACCGACAGCAGCAGCCTGCAGTGCCCCAAGGACAGCGCCTTCGCCAACAGCTCCAGGCAAAGATA AGTCAAGGGATGTTGGGACAGTCATCTGTCCATCAGATGACTCCCAGTTCTTCGTACGGTTTGCAGACCTCCCAG ggCTATACTTCTTATGTTTCTCATGTGGGATTGCAGCAACACACAGGCCCTGCAGGTACCATGGTGCCCCCCAGCTACTCCAGCCAGCCTTACCAGAGCACCCACCCTTCTACCAATCCTACTCTTGTAGATCCTACTCGCCACCTGCAGCAGCGGCCCAGTGGCTATGTGCACCAGCAGGCCCCAACCTATGGACATGGGCTGACCTCCACTCAAAG GTTTTCCCACCAGACACTGCAGCAAACACCCATGATAGGCACCATGACCtcactgggcccccagggtgTCCAGGCCGGCATCCGGTCAGCTTCCATCCtgcctgagcagcagcagcagcagcagcaacagcagcaacagcagcaacagcagcaacagcagcaacagcagcagcagcaacagcagtaccATAtccggcagcagcagcagcagcagcagcagcaacagatccTGCGG cagcaacagcagcagcagcagcaacagcagcagcagcagcaacagcagcaacagcagcagcaacaagcacaccagcagcaacagcagcaggcgGCTCCtcctcagccccagccccagtcccAGCCCCAG TTCCAGCGCCAGGGGCTTCAGCAgacacagcaacaacaacagacaGCAGCTTTGGTCCGGCAGCTCCAACAACAGCTCTCCA ACACCCAGCCACAGCCCAATACCAACATATTTGGACGCTACTGA